The proteins below come from a single Dehalococcoidia bacterium genomic window:
- a CDS encoding type II toxin-antitoxin system RelE/ParE family toxin yields MRYEIVLSPEAVQDLRSLKSTGRTTVREAIEKHLRHTPTKESKSRIKRLRGISRPQYRLRVNEIRVFYDVSGGTVEILGIVLKSEAESWLERAGK; encoded by the coding sequence ATGCGATACGAAATCGTACTTTCACCCGAAGCCGTTCAAGACCTGCGCAGCTTAAAAAGCACCGGGCGCACAACCGTTCGCGAAGCCATAGAAAAACACTTACGGCACACTCCTACAAAAGAAAGCAAAAGCCGCATCAAGCGTCTGCGCGGAATATCACGACCGCAATACAGGCTGAGAGTGAATGAGATTCGGGTTTTTTACGACGTGTCGGGAGGTACTGTTGAAATTCTGGGGATCGTCTTAAAGTCAGAGGCAGAGTCCTGGCTAGAAAGAGCAGGAAAGTGA
- a CDS encoding Smr/MutS family protein, with protein sequence MAKIKLDLHDIYNKGLAIDSELNRVINEAVDNRIPLVEIIPGKGSGQLKKRVLRFLMQPEIKKLYHRLEKDDKNRGRIFVHFKF encoded by the coding sequence ATGGCAAAGATCAAACTCGATCTGCACGATATCTATAACAAAGGCCTCGCTATCGACTCGGAGCTTAACCGCGTCATAAACGAAGCTGTCGACAATCGTATCCCGCTGGTCGAGATCATACCCGGCAAGGGCAGCGGACAACTGAAGAAACGTGTTCTTCGATTCTTGATGCAGCCGGAGATAAAGAAGCTGTATCATCGTTTAGAAAAGGACGATAAAAACCGCGGCCGGATTTTTGTACATTTTAAATTCTGA
- the ispG gene encoding flavodoxin-dependent (E)-4-hydroxy-3-methylbut-2-enyl-diphosphate synthase, producing MTRRRRSRPISIGDVVIGGGAPIVVQSMTKTDTRDAKATIRQIRQLERCGCQLVRVAVPDREAADSLSDIKKAIHIPLVADIHFDYRLALAAIDAGVDGLRLNPGNIRDPQHIKKVVLAARKRGVPIRVGVNAGSLPPTKDATKSTVERMVDAAMNEIDLLESLDFGLIKVSVKAFDVSETIEANRLIAKRMPYPIHLGITEAGTPRRGAVRSAVGIGILLWEGIGDTIRVSLTGDPREEVSAGYEILKSLGLSKRGPTLISCPTCGRTEIDVVKLANAVEKQLDKLEKPIKVAVMGCVVNGPGEAKNADVGIACGKGKGVIFSKGKQVRTVNESEFLSALMAEVDKF from the coding sequence ATGACGCGACGGCGTAGATCCAGGCCGATCAGTATCGGCGATGTCGTCATAGGCGGCGGCGCGCCGATAGTCGTGCAATCCATGACCAAGACCGACACCCGCGATGCTAAAGCGACGATACGACAGATTAGACAGCTCGAACGATGCGGCTGTCAGCTAGTGCGCGTAGCCGTTCCCGACCGCGAGGCCGCCGATTCACTGTCCGACATCAAAAAAGCGATTCACATACCGCTCGTCGCCGACATCCATTTCGACTATCGATTAGCGCTCGCGGCCATCGATGCGGGGGTCGACGGATTGCGGCTCAACCCCGGCAATATCCGCGACCCGCAGCATATAAAGAAAGTTGTCCTCGCCGCCAGGAAGCGCGGGGTACCGATACGCGTCGGAGTCAACGCCGGCAGCCTGCCGCCGACAAAGGATGCGACGAAGTCGACCGTCGAGCGCATGGTTGATGCCGCGATGAACGAGATCGACCTGCTGGAGAGCCTCGATTTCGGACTGATAAAAGTGTCAGTAAAGGCGTTCGACGTGTCTGAGACTATCGAGGCGAATCGATTGATAGCTAAACGTATGCCTTATCCGATCCACCTTGGCATCACCGAAGCCGGCACCCCCAGGCGCGGCGCCGTTCGCAGCGCGGTCGGCATCGGCATCCTGCTATGGGAGGGCATCGGCGATACGATACGCGTTTCGCTCACCGGCGACCCGCGGGAAGAGGTCAGCGCCGGATACGAGATATTGAAATCTCTCGGCCTCAGCAAGCGCGGCCCGACGCTCATCAGCTGCCCCACCTGCGGGCGAACCGAGATCGACGTTGTGAAGCTGGCTAACGCCGTGGAAAAACAATTGGATAAACTCGAGAAGCCGATCAAGGTGGCGGTCATGGGCTGCGTGGTCAACGGCCCCGGCGAAGCTAAAAACGCCGACGTGGGCATCGCCTGCGGCAAGGGTAAGGGCGTCATCTTCAGCAAAGGTAAGCAAGTACGGACAGTGAACGAATCCGAATTTCTCTCCGCCCTGATGGCGGAGGTCGATAAGTTTTAA
- the rseP gene encoding RIP metalloprotease RseP, producing MSVFISIVIFIAILTFLIVIHELGHYITAKMAGIKVEEFGIGLPPRIWGFDKGGTKWSINWIPLGGFCKMAGEEDPDIPDSLAGKKPKTRLVVLSAGSIAMILFPLWLLPLAYMLPLERVSDNPGIIVSAVITGSPAEQSGIQANDILISIDGKEIEYFTNASEEIRKSVDTNPGQPVNLLLTRGSMQYNSSIVPPANPPTGQEVLGLVSGVLITEVINGSPAYNASMQAGDIIISVDGILINNYNDLNDAVTLATEARPNESVTLIVARNASEGIAAIALTPVPRIDPPKNEGKLGMLLHNYIITENKAYPPWQAIPKGLSSYGSIFAGIKDSFAMLFSGDVVAKDAVAGPIGIAQLTNEVNENGGAAALFQFAALISIILGIMNLLPLPALDGGRIVFVLIEAARKGKRISAKTEGFVHMIGFALLLALFVLISYNDIQRIISGEGFLR from the coding sequence TTGAGCGTATTTATATCGATAGTCATCTTCATAGCGATTCTTACGTTTCTAATAGTAATCCACGAGCTCGGCCACTACATCACGGCTAAGATGGCCGGGATAAAAGTTGAGGAGTTCGGCATCGGTCTGCCGCCGCGTATCTGGGGCTTTGATAAGGGCGGCACCAAGTGGTCCATTAACTGGATACCGCTGGGCGGCTTCTGCAAGATGGCAGGTGAAGAAGACCCCGATATCCCCGACAGCCTGGCCGGCAAGAAACCGAAGACAAGGCTGGTCGTCTTAAGCGCCGGTTCTATTGCGATGATACTCTTCCCGCTCTGGCTGCTGCCGCTGGCGTACATGCTGCCGCTGGAACGCGTATCCGATAACCCCGGCATAATAGTAAGCGCCGTCATCACAGGCTCTCCTGCAGAACAGTCCGGTATCCAGGCGAACGATATACTGATAAGCATAGACGGCAAGGAAATCGAATATTTCACTAACGCTTCAGAAGAGATAAGAAAATCAGTTGACACGAACCCCGGACAGCCGGTGAACCTGCTTCTAACACGCGGGAGCATGCAGTACAATTCTTCGATCGTCCCCCCCGCTAATCCCCCCACCGGACAGGAGGTGCTCGGTCTGGTCTCGGGCGTCCTGATCACCGAAGTCATAAACGGATCGCCTGCATATAACGCAAGTATGCAGGCGGGCGATATTATCATCAGCGTCGACGGCATACTTATCAATAATTACAACGATTTGAACGATGCGGTAACGCTTGCCACCGAAGCAAGACCGAACGAATCAGTCACCCTGATCGTAGCGAGGAACGCGTCGGAGGGTATTGCGGCTATCGCCCTCACCCCCGTACCGAGGATTGACCCGCCAAAGAACGAGGGCAAGCTCGGCATGCTGCTGCATAACTATATAATCACGGAGAACAAAGCTTATCCGCCCTGGCAGGCGATACCGAAAGGGCTGTCCTCGTACGGTTCGATATTCGCGGGCATCAAGGACTCATTCGCCATGCTCTTCTCCGGAGATGTGGTGGCGAAGGACGCCGTGGCCGGTCCCATTGGAATCGCCCAGCTCACCAACGAGGTGAATGAGAATGGAGGCGCGGCCGCGCTGTTCCAGTTCGCCGCACTTATCAGCATCATCCTGGGCATAATGAACTTGCTGCCTCTGCCCGCGCTCGACGGCGGCAGGATCGTATTCGTATTGATCGAGGCCGCCCGCAAGGGAAAACGCATATCGGCCAAGACGGAAGGTTTTGTGCACATGATCGGATTCGCGCTGCTCTTGGCGCTTTTCGTGCTTATCAGCTATAACGATATTCAAAGGATCATCAGCGGGGAAGGCTTCCTCAGATGA
- a CDS encoding YqaJ viral recombinase family protein, producing the protein MVNYNNMPGINYTIVNLRQNTPKWLEWRSQGIGASDAPAIMGENPWKSADYLLKEKCTGKTNGLNAAIIRGNQLEPEARKCYERRFGKHVPAACLQSMKHEWMRASVDGLTPDGSTVIEIKCGESVYRKSATTSRVPDYYFGQLQHILAVTGLREIDFWCYLPDLPEVHIIVGRDDGYIKRLLEAEHAFWQRVLSYRKG; encoded by the coding sequence GTGGTAAACTATAACAACATGCCTGGCATCAATTACACAATCGTTAACCTGCGACAGAACACCCCCAAATGGCTGGAGTGGCGCAGCCAGGGCATAGGCGCGTCCGACGCCCCGGCTATCATGGGCGAAAACCCTTGGAAGAGCGCCGACTACCTGCTGAAAGAGAAATGCACCGGCAAAACAAACGGCCTCAACGCCGCGATAATACGCGGCAACCAGCTTGAGCCGGAGGCGCGTAAATGCTACGAGCGCAGGTTCGGCAAACACGTCCCGGCCGCCTGCCTGCAAAGCATGAAACATGAGTGGATGCGCGCCAGCGTCGACGGTCTGACACCCGACGGAAGCACTGTCATCGAGATAAAGTGCGGCGAGAGCGTGTACCGCAAGTCCGCGACCACCAGCCGGGTTCCCGATTATTACTTTGGGCAGCTTCAGCACATACTGGCCGTCACCGGCCTGCGCGAGATCGACTTCTGGTGCTACCTGCCCGATCTTCCAGAAGTTCACATCATCGTAGGACGCGACGACGGCTACATCAAACGACTGTTGGAAGCCGAGCATGCCTTCTGGCAGCGGGTGCTGAGCTATCGCAAGGGTTAG
- a CDS encoding HEAT repeat domain-containing protein: MTKPKINIDELAAKHDIASLSKALRSKDNAVRYSAAKAISKLGPDASEAIPALVEMLKHWDTMTRAAAAGAIGNIGINCKKEVAPAIPALNDALKDNENIVRRAAATALQDIDPEPWYHEEKEDPDTFMDSL, translated from the coding sequence ATGACCAAACCCAAAATCAACATCGACGAATTGGCTGCCAAGCACGATATCGCTAGCTTAAGTAAGGCGCTTAGAAGCAAAGATAACGCCGTGCGTTACAGCGCCGCCAAAGCCATAAGCAAGCTCGGACCCGATGCTTCCGAAGCAATACCAGCGCTCGTGGAGATGCTGAAGCACTGGGACACCATGACTCGCGCCGCCGCCGCAGGCGCCATCGGCAACATCGGAATAAACTGCAAGAAAGAAGTAGCGCCTGCAATACCAGCCCTGAACGATGCGCTCAAAGACAATGAAAACATCGTGCGCCGTGCTGCTGCCACCGCTCTGCAGGACATCGACCCCGAGCCCTGGTACCACGAAGAGAAAGAAGACCCCGATACCTTCATGGATTCGTTGTAA
- a CDS encoding YlxR family protein — MDAKKQNIQRKNVPERTCIGCRQVKPQNEMIRLTGNETDGVAIAPSGRRQGRSAYLCKSKDCWEKGLKKDRLDLSLRMNISKEAKAELSRFGETLSR, encoded by the coding sequence ATGGATGCTAAGAAACAAAATATACAGAGGAAAAACGTGCCGGAACGCACCTGTATAGGATGCCGCCAGGTAAAACCGCAGAATGAAATGATCCGTTTAACAGGAAATGAAACCGACGGCGTCGCGATCGCTCCGTCGGGAAGGCGGCAGGGACGCAGCGCCTATCTCTGTAAATCAAAAGATTGCTGGGAAAAAGGACTTAAAAAGGATCGCTTAGACCTGTCGCTGAGAATGAACATAAGTAAAGAAGCGAAAGCTGAGCTGTCCCGATTCGGAGAGACATTGTCTAGATAG
- the nusA gene encoding transcription termination factor NusA: MGKTKSEFMLAITQLAAEKNLPKEVVLEAIENALASAFRKNNFSPTQTVSAKINQETGQVAVFAAKTVVEKVDDPTREISLDDARKINKYAQVDEEIVVEATPQNAGRIAAQTAKQVVLQRLREAEREIVFEEFSDRENEIVTGVVQRVEPKQITLDLGRTEAVLPSAEQVRTEHYRTGQRVKVYILGVHRTMKGPQVVVSRTHRNLLRRLLELEVPELHQGAIELKAIAREAGQRSKIAVFARQEGIDPIGSCVGLRGIRIQNIVNELNGEKIDVVQWDADTSIFIANALSPAQVENVSVNEEEKVAIVVVPDRQLSLAIGREGQNARLAAKLTGWRIDIKSTSIAEAEKAAVEKEAPGEAVIETGEKPSAKKKGRAKKSAEPKAIDKIEEKEAAPVESKEELVDIITLEEETEPLETEEPEIEYEEVVEEEVFSPVGAQKPLIRFAEDILPGRGVKTEKKGRKGKKIQAKEDVVKAAPKPKPRRATDIPIYDDDFHLDLHANSEEEQKEAEAAENNAVILEDDIFVESASKARKKPKKQDKVKAQDRK, translated from the coding sequence TTGGGTAAGACAAAAAGCGAATTCATGCTCGCAATAACCCAGCTCGCTGCAGAAAAAAACCTGCCCAAGGAAGTAGTGCTGGAGGCAATCGAGAATGCCCTGGCCTCTGCCTTCCGTAAGAACAACTTCTCACCCACACAAACCGTATCGGCTAAGATAAATCAGGAAACCGGTCAGGTAGCGGTCTTCGCTGCAAAGACGGTTGTAGAAAAGGTAGATGACCCTACCCGCGAGATATCGCTTGATGACGCGCGAAAGATAAACAAGTACGCACAGGTAGACGAGGAGATAGTAGTCGAAGCCACCCCTCAGAACGCCGGGCGTATCGCCGCGCAGACCGCGAAACAGGTGGTGCTGCAGCGCCTGCGCGAGGCTGAGAGGGAAATCGTGTTCGAGGAATTCTCGGACCGCGAGAACGAGATAGTCACCGGCGTCGTACAGCGCGTCGAACCCAAGCAGATCACTCTCGACCTCGGCAGAACGGAGGCCGTGCTTCCCTCCGCTGAACAGGTGCGCACGGAGCATTACCGCACCGGCCAGAGGGTTAAAGTTTACATCCTCGGAGTGCATCGGACCATGAAAGGTCCGCAAGTTGTGGTATCGCGAACCCACCGTAACCTGTTGCGCCGGCTTCTTGAACTAGAGGTGCCCGAGCTGCATCAGGGAGCGATCGAGCTAAAAGCTATAGCGCGGGAAGCCGGCCAGCGCAGCAAGATCGCCGTGTTCGCCCGGCAGGAAGGCATAGACCCCATAGGCTCCTGCGTCGGCCTGCGCGGTATCCGCATCCAGAACATCGTCAACGAATTGAACGGCGAAAAGATTGACGTAGTGCAATGGGATGCCGATACGTCCATCTTCATCGCCAACGCCCTGAGCCCGGCACAGGTTGAAAATGTTAGTGTCAATGAAGAGGAAAAGGTCGCCATTGTTGTGGTCCCGGACAGGCAGCTTTCGCTGGCCATCGGCAGGGAGGGACAGAATGCGAGGCTCGCCGCCAAACTCACCGGATGGCGCATAGATATTAAAAGCACATCAATAGCCGAGGCGGAAAAGGCCGCGGTTGAGAAAGAGGCTCCTGGAGAAGCAGTAATCGAAACAGGAGAGAAACCGTCGGCGAAGAAGAAGGGCCGCGCGAAGAAATCCGCAGAGCCGAAGGCTATCGATAAGATAGAGGAGAAGGAAGCAGCGCCTGTAGAGAGCAAAGAAGAATTAGTAGATATCATCACCCTTGAGGAAGAGACGGAGCCGCTCGAGACTGAGGAGCCGGAGATCGAATACGAGGAAGTGGTAGAGGAAGAGGTTTTCTCCCCGGTTGGAGCGCAGAAGCCGCTTATACGCTTCGCAGAGGACATCCTTCCCGGCAGGGGCGTAAAGACGGAGAAAAAGGGAAGGAAGGGAAAGAAAATCCAGGCCAAAGAGGATGTGGTGAAGGCGGCGCCCAAGCCCAAGCCGCGCCGTGCTACGGACATTCCCATATACGATGATGATTTCCACCTTGATTTGCATGCTAATTCTGAGGAAGAACAAAAAGAAGCAGAGGCTGCTGAGAATAATGCCGTAATTCTGGAAGACGATATCTTTGTTGAGAGCGCCAGTAAGGCCCGTAAAAAACCAAAGAAACAGGATAAGGTTAAAGCGCAAGATAGAAAATAG
- the infB gene encoding translation initiation factor IF-2, translating to MATNRNRNRTRRSTGKRARTTAHAEPSHSKVKDEKSVIKLPASITVKNLSEMIGVSSIDIIKNLMRNGIMANINQVIDFDMAATLVTGFGFDVAAEKRPSSATSTKRKRSRHFMEDDPILLKPRPPVVTIMGHVDHGKTKLLDAVRKANVAATEAGEITQHIGAYQVEVHGQKITFLDTPGHEAFTTMRARGAQVTDIAVLVVAADDGVMPQTIEAIAHARAADVPIVVAINKIDKPEANPQRVQQQLADHGVVIEEWGGNVICVPVSAKKKEGIDVLLENILIVAEMEELKANPDRRAVGVVIEAQLDKNRGPVATVLIEAGTLKVSDPFVVGDTWGKVKAIFNDKGKHLRKAEPSCPAEILGMDSVPQAGDILTVTNTEKEAHTLAMKRHEQKKAERNAAKQISLSNLFSQMSEGEVKELNIVLKTDVQGSIDPIKTSLERLNTEAVKVNILHADSGSITEGDVLLALASKGIIIGFNAHPEMGAVKLADREGVDMRSYDIIYHIVDDVEKAMKGLLEPTYVDVVEGRAEVRAVFTTKAGTVAGTYIIEGKITRGSMVRVLRKGANIYNSSVSSLKRFRDDVKEVTSGFECGIGVEGFTAFEQGDIIESYVKKAK from the coding sequence ATGGCAACCAATAGAAATAGAAATAGAACAAGAAGGAGCACCGGTAAACGAGCTAGGACAACCGCACACGCGGAGCCCTCGCATTCCAAGGTCAAGGACGAGAAATCCGTAATCAAGCTTCCTGCGTCCATTACCGTTAAAAATCTATCCGAAATGATCGGCGTCAGCTCCATCGATATAATAAAGAATCTCATGCGCAACGGCATAATGGCCAATATCAATCAGGTCATCGACTTCGACATGGCGGCGACTCTGGTAACCGGCTTCGGATTCGATGTGGCGGCGGAGAAGCGTCCGTCATCGGCGACATCGACCAAGCGCAAACGCTCGCGACACTTCATGGAAGATGACCCCATCCTACTGAAACCGCGTCCTCCGGTGGTAACGATCATGGGACACGTTGATCACGGAAAAACCAAACTCCTCGACGCCGTGCGCAAGGCAAACGTAGCCGCGACCGAAGCCGGCGAGATAACACAGCATATAGGCGCATACCAGGTAGAGGTGCATGGCCAGAAAATAACCTTCCTGGACACCCCGGGCCACGAGGCATTCACAACTATGCGAGCGCGCGGCGCCCAGGTCACGGATATTGCGGTCCTGGTCGTGGCGGCGGACGACGGAGTGATGCCGCAGACGATCGAGGCCATCGCCCACGCGCGCGCAGCCGATGTGCCAATAGTAGTGGCAATCAACAAAATCGACAAGCCGGAAGCCAATCCGCAGCGCGTGCAGCAGCAACTGGCGGATCACGGCGTGGTCATTGAAGAGTGGGGCGGTAATGTGATATGCGTGCCCGTTTCGGCCAAGAAAAAAGAAGGCATCGACGTGCTTCTTGAGAATATTCTCATCGTAGCGGAGATGGAAGAGTTGAAGGCCAATCCCGACCGTCGCGCTGTGGGCGTGGTCATCGAGGCACAGCTGGACAAAAACAGGGGACCCGTGGCAACCGTGCTCATCGAAGCCGGGACATTGAAAGTGAGCGATCCCTTCGTTGTAGGCGATACCTGGGGCAAAGTGAAGGCCATTTTCAACGATAAAGGCAAACACCTCAGAAAAGCGGAGCCCTCGTGCCCGGCCGAGATACTTGGCATGGACAGCGTGCCTCAGGCGGGGGATATTCTCACCGTTACAAACACGGAAAAAGAGGCTCATACCCTGGCCATGAAGCGCCATGAACAGAAGAAGGCGGAGAGAAACGCAGCGAAGCAGATCAGCCTGAGCAACCTTTTCTCTCAGATGAGCGAAGGGGAAGTGAAAGAACTGAATATTGTACTCAAAACGGACGTCCAAGGCAGCATCGACCCGATAAAGACCTCCCTGGAGCGCTTGAATACGGAAGCGGTGAAAGTCAACATACTCCATGCCGACAGCGGCAGCATCACGGAAGGGGATGTCCTGCTGGCCCTTGCTTCCAAGGGAATCATCATCGGATTCAACGCGCACCCCGAGATGGGAGCAGTCAAGCTCGCCGACAGGGAAGGCGTGGATATGCGCTCATACGATATCATCTACCATATAGTGGATGACGTTGAGAAGGCGATGAAAGGCCTGCTGGAGCCCACTTACGTCGACGTGGTGGAGGGACGCGCCGAGGTGCGTGCCGTATTCACCACAAAGGCAGGGACCGTGGCCGGGACCTATATCATCGAAGGTAAGATCACGAGAGGCTCGATGGTCAGAGTTCTGCGCAAAGGCGCCAACATCTACAACTCCAGCGTCAGCAGCCTGAAACGGTTCAGGGACGACGTTAAAGAAGTCACAAGCGGATTTGAATGCGGCATAGGAGTTGAAGGATTCACAGCATTTGAGCAGGGCGATATTATCGAGTCATATGTCAAGAAAGCCAAGTAA
- a CDS encoding type II toxin-antitoxin system Phd/YefM family antitoxin, translated as MKKIALANVKNNLSEYLHLAEKEEIVITRHGKPAGVLIGFQSEDDWFDYRLEHDPRFLKRIAEARQSLKLGQGMKLEDVSE; from the coding sequence ATGAAGAAGATAGCACTGGCCAATGTAAAGAACAACCTCTCGGAGTACTTACATCTCGCTGAGAAAGAAGAAATAGTCATCACCCGCCACGGGAAACCCGCCGGAGTGCTCATTGGATTTCAATCGGAAGATGACTGGTTTGATTACAGGTTGGAGCACGACCCGCGCTTTCTTAAACGCATCGCGGAGGCAAGGCAGAGCCTGAAGCTGGGACAGGGGATGAAGCTGGAGGATGTTAGCGAATAA
- a CDS encoding proline--tRNA ligase, translating into MKVSQLFGKTLRQTPAEAENPSHQLLLKAGMIQQLASGVYSYMPLCLRSIQKIEGIIREELNAIGAQEVLMPALQPLEIWAESGRDAAFGQNLFTLKDRRDRTLALGPTHEEIITMLVRQNVQSYRDLPLILYQIQTKFRDEPRPRGGLLRVREFGMKDMYSFHTDVESLNEIFPKVVEAYKNIYRRCGLSFLIAEADSGAIGGKESNEFMVTAESGEDTIITCPKCGYTANVEKAESVKQRSDSGDPRPMEEVATPGLKTIEEVSGFLRVKPSQMLKAVFYNCDGKVVIVSIRGDVEVNEIKLKNAAGCAELRLATDEEVAAAGLVAGYASPIGLKGIKRIGDVSITLGTNFAAGANKPDKHIKNVNYPRDFEVDTVTDIGNAKAGDGCPKCGTTLTTVKGIEVGHVFKLGTKFTERFGANFLDKDGVSRPIIMGTYGIGVGRLLASAIEQNNDDKGIIWPVAIAPYHIYLCPLSIDNAEVVKAADNLYKGLTDIGIEVLYDDRTESPGVKLNDADLLGMPIRVVVSPRTLKNASVEVKQRREKSATILPLDGVVEKLRAMLFPQ; encoded by the coding sequence ATGAAGGTATCGCAGCTTTTCGGCAAGACGCTCCGGCAGACGCCGGCGGAGGCGGAGAACCCCAGCCACCAGCTTCTGCTCAAGGCGGGCATGATACAGCAGCTCGCCTCGGGCGTGTACAGCTACATGCCGCTGTGCCTGCGCTCGATACAGAAAATCGAAGGCATCATCCGCGAGGAGCTCAATGCCATCGGCGCCCAGGAAGTACTCATGCCGGCGCTGCAGCCGCTGGAGATATGGGCCGAGAGCGGGCGCGACGCCGCCTTCGGGCAGAACCTCTTCACTCTCAAAGACCGCCGCGACCGCACGCTGGCGCTGGGCCCCACGCACGAAGAGATCATAACCATGCTGGTGCGCCAGAACGTGCAGAGCTACCGCGACCTGCCGCTGATCCTGTACCAGATACAGACCAAGTTCCGCGACGAGCCCCGTCCCCGCGGCGGGCTGTTGCGCGTGCGCGAGTTCGGCATGAAGGACATGTACAGCTTCCACACCGACGTCGAATCGCTGAACGAGATTTTTCCGAAGGTCGTCGAGGCCTATAAGAACATATACCGTCGCTGCGGATTGAGTTTCCTAATCGCCGAAGCCGACAGCGGCGCTATAGGCGGCAAGGAATCGAACGAGTTCATGGTAACCGCCGAGAGCGGCGAGGACACGATTATCACCTGTCCCAAGTGCGGCTACACGGCCAACGTGGAGAAGGCCGAGAGCGTCAAGCAGCGCAGCGACTCGGGCGACCCGAGGCCGATGGAAGAGGTAGCGACGCCGGGGCTTAAAACCATCGAAGAGGTCTCGGGGTTCCTGCGCGTCAAGCCGTCACAGATGCTCAAGGCCGTGTTCTACAACTGCGACGGCAAAGTCGTCATCGTATCGATACGGGGCGACGTCGAGGTCAACGAGATCAAGCTAAAGAACGCCGCGGGATGCGCCGAGCTGCGCCTGGCCACGGACGAGGAAGTGGCGGCGGCGGGACTGGTGGCGGGCTATGCATCGCCGATAGGATTGAAGGGAATCAAGCGCATCGGAGACGTGTCGATAACGCTGGGAACAAACTTCGCGGCCGGGGCCAACAAACCGGATAAGCATATAAAGAACGTCAACTACCCGCGCGACTTCGAAGTCGATACGGTCACCGACATAGGCAACGCCAAAGCCGGCGACGGCTGTCCCAAATGCGGCACGACGCTGACGACGGTGAAAGGCATCGAGGTGGGACACGTCTTCAAACTCGGCACCAAGTTCACCGAGCGCTTCGGGGCCAACTTCCTCGATAAGGACGGCGTCTCGCGGCCGATAATAATGGGCACTTACGGCATAGGCGTGGGGCGTCTGCTGGCCTCCGCCATCGAGCAGAACAACGACGACAAGGGCATCATCTGGCCAGTGGCCATCGCGCCTTACCACATCTACCTCTGCCCGCTGTCGATCGATAATGCCGAAGTGGTCAAAGCCGCCGACAATTTGTATAAAGGGTTGACCGACATCGGCATCGAAGTTCTGTACGACGACCGTACCGAATCGCCCGGAGTGAAACTGAACGATGCCGACCTGCTCGGCATGCCGATCCGGGTGGTGGTAAGCCCGCGCACGCTCAAGAACGCAAGCGTCGAAGTAAAGCAGCGCCGTGAGAAGTCCGCGACGATCCTACCGCTCGACGGAGTGGTAGAGAAGCTGCGCGCGATGCTATTCCCGCAATAA
- the rbfA gene encoding 30S ribosome-binding factor RbfA, with amino-acid sequence MSRRIERLNTLIREELSDLIRQAKDPRLRCLLSITHVETTPDLQFAKVYISIMGSDEEKKNAMDGLNSAGGFFYRELRGRLSLRHTPQLIFYKDESIEQGARILDLLGNVSKEEHSGND; translated from the coding sequence ATGAGCAGACGCATCGAACGCTTAAACACCCTTATACGGGAAGAGCTGAGCGACCTCATCCGTCAGGCCAAGGATCCGCGCCTGAGATGTCTTCTATCCATAACACACGTGGAAACGACACCTGATCTGCAATTCGCCAAGGTTTATATCAGCATCATGGGCAGCGACGAAGAGAAGAAAAATGCCATGGACGGACTGAACTCGGCGGGCGGCTTCTTCTACCGCGAATTGAGAGGACGGCTGTCGCTGCGACATACCCCTCAGTTAATCTTCTACAAGGACGAATCCATCGAGCAAGGTGCTCGCATACTCGATTTATTAGGAAATGTCAGCAAAGAAGAACACAGCGGCAACGATTAA